One stretch of Hymenobacter chitinivorans DSM 11115 DNA includes these proteins:
- a CDS encoding AraC family transcriptional regulator, producing the protein MNPHLLPALHAQDDLTTLVENRTVYSLDAFELNIFETHQKARRVPLSMGSLVLTTMLRGKKVMHLSGQAAFDYLPGESVIVGEQQIMEIDFPEATLDNPTQCLAVAIPADTIRNTVDLLNERFPLAEDHAPWHLDAHNNAHLTNTPELTGTLERLVHLSQETHAAKDVLAGFTLQELLIRLMQTNARQLIFQNYAQHLTSHRFAQVVQYIKRHFTEQITVDKLSELACMSKATFFRLFKREFGLTPVEYIIQERIAEAKRLLRNPVTTVADVCFRAGFNNTAYFQTIFKKYEGITPGLYKKQCGLG; encoded by the coding sequence ATGAATCCACACCTGCTGCCCGCTTTACATGCCCAGGACGACCTGACCACGCTGGTCGAAAACCGCACGGTATACTCGCTCGACGCCTTTGAGCTCAACATCTTCGAAACCCACCAGAAGGCCCGGCGCGTGCCGCTGAGCATGGGCAGCCTGGTGCTGACGACGATGCTGCGGGGCAAAAAAGTGATGCACCTGAGCGGGCAGGCCGCCTTTGACTACCTGCCGGGCGAGTCGGTAATTGTGGGCGAGCAGCAAATCATGGAAATCGACTTTCCCGAAGCCACCCTCGACAACCCCACCCAGTGCCTGGCCGTGGCCATTCCCGCCGACACGATTCGCAACACCGTAGATTTGCTCAACGAGCGGTTCCCGCTGGCCGAAGACCACGCGCCCTGGCACCTCGACGCCCATAACAACGCCCACCTGACCAACACGCCCGAGCTGACTGGCACCCTGGAACGGCTCGTGCATTTGTCGCAGGAAACCCACGCGGCCAAGGACGTGCTGGCCGGCTTCACGCTGCAGGAGCTGCTGATCCGGCTGATGCAAACCAATGCCCGCCAGCTGATTTTCCAGAACTACGCCCAGCATCTGACCTCCCACCGCTTTGCCCAGGTGGTGCAGTACATCAAGCGCCATTTTACGGAGCAGATTACCGTAGACAAGCTCAGCGAACTGGCCTGCATGAGCAAGGCCACGTTTTTCCGCCTCTTCAAGCGCGAATTCGGCCTTACGCCAGTCGAGTACATCATCCAGGAGCGAATTGCGGAAGCCAAGCGCCTCTTGCGCAACCCGGTGACGACGGTGGCCGATGTGTGCTTCCGGGCTGGCTTTAACAACACGGCCTACTTCCAGACTATCTTTAAAAAGTACGAGGGTATCACGCCGGGCCTGTATAAAAAGCAGTGCGGATTGGGGTAA
- a CDS encoding aldehyde dehydrogenase family protein has translation METLEKPITLVDRPQFKSHYDNFIGGKWVAPVKGQYFENPSPIDGKAFCKVARSSKEDIELALDAAHEAFKTWGKTSATERSNILNKIANRIEENLPFLAAVETVENGKAIRETTYADLPLVIDHFRYFASVIRAEEGNVTELNSTTVSMNIQEPLGVVGQIIPWNFPLLMATWKLAPALAAGCTVVMKPAEQTPASIMVLMELLQDLLPAGVVNVVNGFGLEAGKPLASSPRIQKASFTGETTTGRLIMQYAAENLIPVTMELGGKSPNVFFKSVLDADDDFLDKAIEGAVMFALNQGEICTCPSRMLVHEDIYDEFMERVLARVKAIKLGNPLDMETMMGAQASNDQFEKILSYLEIGKAEGAEVLCGGDAYHQEDGALAEGYYIQPTVFRGHNKMRIFQEEIFGPVVSVTTFKTVEEAIEISNDTLYGLGAGVWTRDAHELYTVPRAIQAGRVWVNCYHDYPAGAPFGGYKASGFGRENHKMMLAHYRQNKNMLISYSQKPLGFF, from the coding sequence ATGGAAACGTTAGAAAAACCCATCACCCTCGTCGACCGTCCCCAGTTCAAATCGCACTACGACAATTTTATCGGTGGCAAATGGGTGGCGCCGGTGAAGGGGCAGTACTTCGAAAATCCGTCGCCCATTGATGGCAAAGCCTTCTGTAAAGTGGCCCGCTCCTCGAAGGAAGATATTGAACTGGCCCTGGATGCGGCCCACGAGGCGTTCAAAACCTGGGGTAAAACCTCGGCCACCGAGCGCAGCAACATTCTGAACAAGATTGCCAACCGCATCGAGGAAAACCTGCCTTTCCTGGCTGCCGTCGAGACGGTGGAAAACGGCAAGGCCATCCGCGAAACCACCTACGCCGACCTGCCCCTGGTTATCGACCATTTCCGCTACTTCGCCAGCGTTATCCGGGCCGAGGAAGGCAACGTGACCGAGCTCAACAGCACCACCGTGTCGATGAATATTCAGGAGCCCCTGGGCGTGGTCGGGCAGATTATCCCCTGGAACTTCCCGCTGCTGATGGCCACTTGGAAGCTGGCCCCGGCTTTGGCCGCCGGCTGCACCGTGGTAATGAAGCCCGCCGAGCAGACGCCCGCCTCGATTATGGTGCTCATGGAGCTGCTCCAGGATTTGCTACCCGCCGGCGTGGTCAACGTGGTGAATGGCTTCGGGCTGGAAGCCGGCAAGCCCCTGGCCTCGTCGCCCCGCATTCAGAAGGCCTCCTTCACCGGCGAAACCACTACTGGCCGCCTGATTATGCAGTACGCGGCCGAAAACCTGATTCCGGTGACCATGGAGCTGGGCGGCAAGTCGCCGAACGTATTCTTCAAATCGGTGCTGGATGCCGATGACGACTTCCTGGACAAGGCCATTGAAGGCGCCGTCATGTTTGCCCTGAACCAGGGCGAAATCTGCACCTGCCCCTCCCGCATGCTGGTGCACGAAGACATCTACGATGAGTTTATGGAGCGCGTCCTGGCCCGGGTGAAGGCCATTAAACTGGGCAACCCGCTGGATATGGAAACCATGATGGGCGCCCAGGCCAGCAACGACCAGTTCGAGAAAATCCTGAGCTACCTCGAAATCGGGAAGGCCGAAGGGGCCGAGGTGCTCTGCGGCGGCGACGCCTACCACCAGGAAGACGGGGCCCTGGCTGAGGGCTACTACATTCAGCCCACCGTGTTCCGGGGCCACAACAAGATGCGCATCTTCCAGGAGGAAATCTTCGGCCCGGTGGTGTCCGTGACGACCTTCAAGACGGTGGAAGAGGCCATTGAAATTTCCAACGACACGCTCTACGGCCTCGGCGCCGGCGTCTGGACCCGCGACGCGCACGAGCTCTACACCGTGCCCCGCGCCATTCAGGCCGGCCGCGTGTGGGTCAACTGCTACCACGACTACCCCGCCGGCGCGCCTTTCGGCGGCTATAAGGCCTCGGGTTTCGGCCGCGAAAACCACAAGATGATGCTGGCCCACTACCGGCAGAACAAGAACATGCTCATCAGCTACAGCCAGAAGCCGCTGGGTTTCTTTTAG